A single window of Vibrio stylophorae DNA harbors:
- the panF gene encoding sodium/pantothenate symporter — protein MNHAVLWPMALYLVGVFALAFLSRRHLTDSKGFMAEYLMGSRSMGGFVLAMTLAATFISASSFIGGPGAAYKHGLGWVLLAMIQLPTAWLTLGVLGKKFAIEARRHNAMTLNDMLYARYQNRGVVIFASLALLLAFFGTMVVQFVGGARLLQSAAGLSYQQGLMLFALTVGIYTTIGGFRAVVMTDTLQGIMMLIGTVALLGGVIYAGGGLTELVTKLHSIDPALTQPYGANDFLSQPFMLSFWVLVCFGVIGLPHTAVRCMAYKDTQSLHRAMVIGTVIVGFLIFGMHFAGALGRAIIPSPDSPDNILPELMITVLPPVLAGVFLAGPMAAIMSTIDSQLIQASATLLKDLYWNYVRGIGKPAGSNAEQQLQEQRSERLEKRMPGLSLWVTGIFSLLVFAAAFNPPEMIIWLNLLAFGGMQAVFFWPLVLGLYWQRASSFGAASSMIAGLGCYAALVTFKPDMNGIHAIVPTLLVSLLAFVGGSLLRPNTATQFGQTA, from the coding sequence ATGAATCACGCCGTTCTTTGGCCCATGGCGCTCTATTTAGTAGGCGTCTTTGCCCTCGCCTTTTTATCCCGTCGCCATCTCACCGATAGCAAAGGCTTTATGGCCGAATACCTGATGGGTAGTCGCAGCATGGGCGGCTTCGTCCTTGCGATGACGCTGGCTGCCACCTTTATCAGTGCCAGCTCTTTTATCGGCGGTCCCGGCGCAGCCTATAAGCATGGTTTAGGCTGGGTGCTATTGGCGATGATTCAGCTCCCCACCGCTTGGCTCACCCTTGGCGTACTGGGCAAAAAATTTGCCATTGAAGCGCGCCGTCATAACGCCATGACCCTTAATGACATGCTCTATGCCCGTTATCAAAACCGCGGCGTGGTGATCTTTGCCTCATTGGCACTACTGCTCGCCTTTTTTGGCACCATGGTGGTGCAATTTGTCGGTGGCGCGCGTTTATTGCAAAGCGCGGCAGGGCTCTCTTATCAGCAAGGTTTGATGCTATTTGCGCTCACTGTCGGCATCTATACCACCATCGGCGGTTTTCGTGCTGTGGTGATGACAGATACCCTACAAGGGATCATGATGCTCATTGGCACCGTGGCGCTACTTGGAGGTGTCATTTATGCGGGTGGCGGCCTAACTGAGCTGGTCACCAAGCTACACAGCATTGATCCGGCGCTGACCCAGCCCTATGGCGCCAACGATTTTCTTAGCCAACCCTTTATGCTGAGCTTTTGGGTGCTGGTCTGTTTTGGGGTGATCGGTTTGCCGCACACCGCAGTGCGCTGTATGGCCTATAAGGACACCCAATCGCTGCACCGCGCTATGGTGATCGGCACTGTGATTGTCGGCTTTTTGATCTTCGGTATGCACTTTGCGGGAGCCTTGGGTCGCGCCATCATTCCATCACCCGATAGCCCAGATAACATTTTGCCAGAGCTGATGATTACTGTGCTGCCACCGGTATTGGCTGGGGTGTTCCTTGCCGGTCCCATGGCGGCAATTATGTCGACTATCGACTCACAGCTGATTCAAGCCTCCGCCACCTTGCTCAAAGATCTCTATTGGAACTATGTACGCGGCATTGGTAAACCCGCGGGTTCAAACGCCGAGCAACAGTTGCAAGAACAACGCAGTGAGCGTCTAGAAAAGCGGATGCCGGGTCTGTCTCTCTGGGTCACTGGCATCTTCTCACTGTTGGTGTTTGCCGCCGCCTTTAATCCACCAGAAATGATTATTTGGCTCAACCTACTAGCCTTTGGTGGCATGCAAGCTGTGTTCTTCTGGCCTCTCGTCCTTGGCCTTTACTGGCAGCGCGCCTCAAGCTTTGGCGCAGCAAGCAGTATGATCGCCGGCCTTGGCTGCTACGCAGCGCTGGTGACCTTTAAACCGGACATGAATGGTATTCACGCCATTGTGCCGACTTTACTAGTCAGCCTATTGGCCTTTGTGGGGGGATCTTTGCTTCGCCCCAATACAGCAACACAATTTGGCCAAACCGCGTAA
- a CDS encoding YhdT family protein, whose translation MRTLAQRYRQAHREAWWAIALTLAYFAWWYLSAYGLAPQSAQHLTLYWGLPLWFLMACVIGPILFCLLCAAMVKWLYKPMSLELEDHPQAANDNASADKQSKEVL comes from the coding sequence ATGCGAACCCTAGCTCAGCGCTATCGCCAAGCACACCGCGAAGCCTGGTGGGCCATCGCCCTCACGCTCGCCTATTTTGCTTGGTGGTATCTCAGCGCCTATGGCCTTGCGCCGCAATCTGCCCAGCACCTGACCCTGTACTGGGGCCTACCTCTGTGGTTTTTGATGGCCTGTGTGATTGGCCCCATTCTTTTCTGCTTACTTTGCGCCGCCATGGTGAAATGGCTCTATAAACCGATGTCGCTAGAACTTGAGGATCATCCGCAAGCAGCTAACGACAACGCATCGGCCGACAAGCAAAGCAAGGAGGTGCTATGA
- the accC gene encoding acetyl-CoA carboxylase biotin carboxylase subunit gives MLDKLVIANRGEIALRILRACKELGIKTVAVHSTADRDLKHVLLADETICIGPAKSTESYLNIPRIISAAEVSGAVAVHPGYGFLSENADFAEQVERSGFIFVGPKAETIRLMGDKVSAISAMKKAGVPCVPGSDGPLGDDEAKNKAFAKRIGYPVIIKASGGGGGRGMRVVRSEKELVDSIAMTRAEAKACFNNDMVYMEKYLENPRHIEVQVLADGQGNAIHLGERDCSMQRRHQKVVEEAPAPGITAEMRKYIGERCCRACIEIGYRGAGTFEFLYENGEFYFIEMNTRIQVEHTITEMVTGIDLVKEQLRIAAGQPLSFTQSDIVLKGHSIECRINAEDPVRFLPCPGEITRFHPPGGMGIRWESHIYTGYRVPPHYDSMIAKLVSYGENRDVAIARMKNALHELVVDGIKTNVPMHLDILNDENFQHGGANIHYLEKKLGLS, from the coding sequence ATGTTAGATAAATTGGTTATCGCCAACCGAGGCGAAATTGCGCTGCGTATCTTGCGCGCATGTAAAGAACTCGGGATCAAAACCGTGGCCGTGCACTCCACTGCCGACCGCGATCTCAAGCACGTGCTATTGGCTGATGAGACCATCTGTATCGGTCCTGCAAAAAGCACTGAAAGCTATTTGAACATTCCTCGCATCATCAGTGCGGCTGAAGTTTCAGGGGCAGTTGCCGTTCACCCAGGTTACGGTTTCTTATCTGAAAACGCCGATTTTGCTGAGCAAGTTGAACGCTCTGGCTTTATCTTTGTCGGTCCAAAAGCGGAAACTATTCGCTTGATGGGTGACAAAGTATCTGCGATCAGTGCGATGAAAAAAGCAGGCGTGCCTTGTGTGCCTGGTTCTGACGGCCCATTGGGTGATGATGAAGCCAAGAACAAAGCCTTTGCTAAGCGTATCGGCTACCCAGTGATCATCAAAGCCTCTGGTGGCGGCGGCGGTCGTGGTATGCGTGTTGTTCGCAGCGAAAAAGAGCTGGTGGATTCAATCGCAATGACCCGCGCAGAAGCCAAAGCTTGCTTTAACAATGACATGGTGTACATGGAGAAATATCTCGAGAACCCACGTCATATCGAAGTGCAAGTACTCGCCGATGGTCAAGGCAATGCAATCCACCTTGGTGAACGTGACTGTTCAATGCAACGTCGCCACCAAAAAGTTGTGGAAGAAGCGCCAGCACCAGGTATTACTGCGGAAATGCGTAAATACATCGGTGAGCGCTGCTGCCGTGCTTGTATCGAAATCGGCTATCGCGGTGCAGGTACCTTTGAATTCCTATACGAAAACGGTGAGTTCTACTTTATCGAGATGAACACCCGTATTCAGGTTGAGCACACCATTACTGAAATGGTCACTGGTATCGACTTGGTGAAAGAGCAGCTACGTATTGCCGCCGGTCAACCATTGTCATTTACCCAGTCTGACATCGTTTTGAAAGGTCACTCTATCGAGTGTCGTATCAACGCCGAAGATCCAGTGCGCTTCCTACCTTGCCCAGGTGAAATCACCCGCTTCCACCCACCAGGTGGCATGGGCATTCGTTGGGAATCTCATATCTATACTGGCTATCGCGTGCCACCACACTACGATTCAATGATCGCTAAGTTGGTAAGCTACGGTGAAAACCGTGACGTGGCCATTGCTCGTATGAAGAATGCACTGCATGAATTAGTGGTTGATGGCATCAAAACCAACGTCCCAATGCATTTGGATATCCTCAATGACGAGAATTTCCAACATGGCGGCGCCAACATTCACTATCTTGAGAAAAAATTAGGTCTGTCCTAA
- the accB gene encoding acetyl-CoA carboxylase biotin carboxyl carrier protein has product MDIRKIKKLIELVEESGISELEISEGEESVRISRTSPVAAPAVQTYAAAPAPVAAPAPVAEAPAAEAAPAKKEITGHQVLSPMVGTFYRSPSPEAKAFVEVGQTVNVGDPLCIVEAMKMMNQITADKAGTVVAILAQDGGAVEFDEPLVVIE; this is encoded by the coding sequence ATGGATATTCGTAAAATCAAAAAACTCATCGAGTTAGTAGAAGAATCTGGTATTTCTGAGCTAGAAATTTCAGAAGGTGAAGAATCTGTACGAATCAGCCGTACCAGCCCAGTTGCTGCGCCAGCTGTACAAACTTATGCAGCAGCGCCTGCACCTGTTGCAGCACCTGCGCCTGTAGCAGAAGCACCAGCTGCTGAAGCTGCACCTGCGAAAAAAGAGATCACCGGTCACCAAGTGCTTTCACCAATGGTTGGCACTTTCTATCGCTCACCAAGCCCAGAAGCCAAAGCATTTGTTGAAGTTGGACAAACAGTCAACGTTGGTGACCCACTTTGCATCGTTGAAGCGATGAAGATGATGAACCAAATCACTGCAGACAAAGCAGGGACTGTGGTTGCGATTCTTGCCCAAGACGGTGGCGCTGTTGAGTTTGACGAGCCGCTTGTTGTGATCGAGTAA
- the aroQ gene encoding type II 3-dehydroquinate dehydratase gives MSKKHRILLVNGPNLNLLGRREPGHYGAATLPEIVDALQQEATQANVELTHIQSNAEFELINAIHQAMDHIDLIIINPAAFTHTSVALRDALLAVSIPFIEVHLSNVHAREPFRHHSYFSDKAIGVICGLGADGYHFALRAAITRLQASQSN, from the coding sequence ATGAGCAAAAAACATCGCATTCTGCTGGTCAATGGCCCGAACTTGAACCTTCTAGGTCGTCGAGAGCCCGGTCATTATGGTGCAGCAACCTTACCAGAGATTGTTGACGCGCTACAGCAAGAAGCGACGCAAGCCAATGTTGAGCTCACACATATTCAATCCAACGCTGAATTTGAATTGATCAATGCGATTCATCAAGCCATGGATCATATTGATCTGATCATTATCAACCCAGCCGCCTTTACCCATACCAGTGTCGCCCTGCGCGATGCCCTGTTGGCCGTATCGATTCCGTTTATCGAGGTTCATCTGTCCAATGTTCATGCCAGAGAGCCTTTTCGTCATCACTCCTACTTCTCAGACAAAGCCATTGGCGTGATCTGTGGTCTAGGGGCTGATGGTTATCACTTTGCACTACGCGCTGCGATCACGCGATTGCAAGCGTCCCAATCAAATTAA
- a CDS encoding 3-phenylpropionate MFS transporter, with protein sequence MRMQTPPALWLALFFFGTFFCFGVYIPFWGEWMQSLGYSKQDIGMVMGSVLAARCIANLTITPRLHRIEWLLPSLRWLSVIALVVMTLHIWGGANLWVLFALTIVANLAFGPITALSDTLANYYSKLKVLDYGRTRLVGSIAFIIGTITVGFFSEHFGSAVIPVVAALGMVAALFFSQFNLNPMPVSQQENSAVHMPLRKLLGIPTVLTFLCVTALVQGSHAGYYNFSVIYWQSLGYSKSLTGMIFSLGVVVEIAVFAMGSRIFERISLMAMFRLAVVGAILRWSLMAMADFLPALIIAQALHGVTFAVCHLAAIRYIQQMPTVHMVGLQSLYNAIALAGSIAVMSPISGWIYDHYQGQMFWFLAAFVVPALALVIRTWQLPEQAIDEALSERQS encoded by the coding sequence ATGAGAATGCAAACGCCACCTGCGCTTTGGTTGGCTCTCTTCTTCTTTGGAACCTTTTTCTGTTTTGGTGTTTACATCCCTTTTTGGGGTGAATGGATGCAATCTCTCGGCTATAGCAAGCAAGATATCGGCATGGTGATGGGCTCTGTGCTTGCCGCGCGCTGTATTGCTAACCTCACCATTACCCCACGTTTGCACCGTATTGAATGGTTGCTGCCATCGCTGCGCTGGCTTTCTGTGATCGCGCTGGTGGTGATGACGCTACATATTTGGGGTGGTGCAAATTTATGGGTGCTTTTTGCTTTAACTATTGTGGCCAACTTAGCCTTTGGCCCGATTACCGCGCTCAGCGATACGCTTGCCAACTACTATAGCAAGCTCAAGGTGTTGGATTACGGTCGAACACGATTAGTGGGATCCATCGCATTTATTATTGGCACCATTACCGTGGGTTTTTTCAGTGAGCACTTTGGCTCTGCGGTGATTCCTGTGGTTGCAGCCCTTGGTATGGTCGCTGCGCTGTTCTTTAGCCAATTCAATCTCAATCCAATGCCGGTATCACAGCAAGAAAACAGCGCAGTACACATGCCGCTGCGTAAATTGTTGGGGATTCCAACGGTGCTCACCTTTCTTTGTGTGACCGCTTTGGTGCAAGGTAGCCATGCGGGTTACTACAACTTTAGCGTGATTTATTGGCAGTCTTTGGGTTATAGCAAATCGCTGACCGGGATGATCTTTAGTTTGGGCGTGGTGGTTGAGATTGCGGTATTTGCCATGGGATCGCGTATTTTTGAGCGCATCTCCTTAATGGCGATGTTCCGTCTGGCGGTAGTGGGTGCCATTTTGCGTTGGTCTTTAATGGCCATGGCTGATTTTTTACCGGCACTGATTATTGCTCAAGCGCTCCATGGCGTGACTTTTGCGGTCTGTCATTTGGCTGCAATTCGTTATATTCAGCAGATGCCAACTGTGCATATGGTCGGTTTGCAGTCTTTATATAACGCCATTGCATTGGCGGGCAGTATTGCGGTGATGAGTCCGATCAGTGGTTGGATTTATGATCATTATCAAGGACAGATGTTCTGGTTCTTGGCTGCCTTTGTGGTTCCTGCGCTGGCTTTAGTGATTCGCACATGGCAGTTGCCAGAGCAAGCAATCGATGAGGCGCTCAGTGAGCGTCAATCTTAG
- a CDS encoding protein-disulfide reductase DsbD — protein sequence MIKRFALFCLLLLSLPTQAGFTLPNQNQAFAPVDQAFPFSFSQQGDRVTLRWDTLPGYYLYQSSLEISGDQAQFKPVTLPVGEQYHDEYFGDVIIYRQPISVDVHLTQASNISTLTVHYQGCAASGFCYPPESKQIPLSALDATQTATSSALTDSDKTDSDNATPRSQSVTAAENHAASKNAITEDTAPFEHSESGQLANQLAQQAWAPLLFLGFGILLAFTPCVFPMYPILAGIVLGPNKRSHGRTFVLAMSYIQGMALTYTLLGLVVAMAGVQFQAALQHPAILGGLSLLFVALALSMFGLFEIQLPSGLQTKLSELSQGQKQGQLGGVFLMGAISGLICSPCTTAPLSGALLYVAQTGDLMTGAITLYMLALGMGIPLLIVAMFGNHLLPRAGSWMNHIKTLFGFILLAVPLYLMERIVPQLLSIGLWLLLGLAFAAWLICLQRQLTHGLAKVALFAIALLVGIGTLSQSLVQYQSYQQSQKLSFIRIDNSAELQHQLTLAQQANQPVMLDFYADWCRACIEFEHKTFSQTKVQQALHGVRMLQIDATDNLPEHQALMKQLNVQGLPTILFWNDQGELLPAATITGFQGPERFVQHLQQFEIQSKMTN from the coding sequence ATGATAAAACGCTTCGCTCTCTTTTGTTTGCTATTGCTCAGTCTGCCAACGCAGGCAGGCTTTACGCTGCCAAACCAAAACCAAGCTTTTGCTCCCGTTGACCAAGCTTTTCCCTTCTCTTTTTCACAGCAAGGCGATCGGGTCACTCTGCGCTGGGATACCCTACCTGGCTACTATCTCTACCAAAGCAGCCTAGAAATTAGCGGCGATCAGGCGCAATTTAAGCCCGTCACGCTACCCGTGGGAGAGCAATATCATGATGAATATTTTGGTGATGTGATCATCTATCGCCAACCAATCTCAGTGGATGTTCACTTAACCCAAGCGAGCAATATCAGCACCCTTACCGTGCATTATCAGGGCTGCGCCGCATCCGGTTTCTGCTATCCGCCAGAGAGTAAACAAATTCCACTTTCTGCATTGGATGCCACACAAACCGCAACCAGTAGCGCTTTAACTGACTCAGATAAGACGGATTCAGACAACGCAACCCCGCGCAGTCAATCGGTCACTGCCGCTGAAAATCATGCGGCCAGCAAAAATGCAATCACAGAAGATACTGCACCCTTTGAGCACAGCGAGTCTGGTCAGCTAGCCAATCAACTGGCGCAGCAGGCATGGGCACCCTTGCTGTTTTTAGGTTTTGGTATTTTGCTCGCCTTTACTCCCTGCGTATTTCCCATGTATCCGATTTTGGCGGGCATCGTCTTAGGTCCCAACAAGCGCAGCCATGGACGCACCTTTGTGCTGGCCATGAGTTACATTCAGGGTATGGCGCTCACCTACACGCTGCTGGGTTTAGTGGTTGCTATGGCGGGCGTGCAATTTCAAGCGGCATTACAGCATCCGGCTATTTTGGGCGGCTTGAGTTTGCTATTTGTGGCGCTGGCTTTATCGATGTTTGGTCTATTTGAGATTCAACTACCAAGCGGCCTACAAACCAAACTCAGCGAACTTAGCCAAGGCCAAAAACAGGGGCAGTTAGGCGGCGTCTTTTTGATGGGCGCGATTTCAGGACTGATCTGCTCGCCTTGCACCACGGCACCGCTGTCTGGCGCACTGCTCTATGTGGCGCAAACGGGCGATCTCATGACCGGTGCCATTACCCTCTATATGTTGGCGCTAGGCATGGGCATTCCATTGCTGATTGTGGCAATGTTTGGGAACCATTTACTGCCTCGCGCAGGCAGCTGGATGAACCATATCAAAACCCTATTTGGATTTATTTTGCTGGCAGTACCGCTTTATTTGATGGAGCGTATTGTGCCGCAGCTGCTAAGTATCGGCCTATGGCTACTACTTGGATTGGCCTTTGCCGCTTGGCTGATTTGCTTGCAGCGACAACTCACTCATGGCTTAGCCAAAGTCGCGCTTTTTGCAATTGCACTATTGGTGGGCATTGGCACGCTCAGCCAAAGCTTGGTGCAATATCAGAGCTATCAGCAAAGCCAAAAACTCAGTTTTATTCGCATTGATAACAGCGCCGAACTGCAACACCAATTGACCCTTGCACAGCAAGCCAATCAACCTGTAATGCTCGATTTCTACGCCGATTGGTGTCGTGCTTGTATTGAGTTTGAGCACAAAACCTTTAGCCAAACGAAGGTTCAGCAAGCCTTACACGGTGTGCGCATGCTACAAATTGATGCCACCGATAACCTGCCAGAGCATCAGGCGTTGATGAAACAGCTCAATGTGCAGGGGCTGCCCACCATTCTATTTTGGAATGACCAAGGTGAATTATTACCTGCAGCGACCATCACCGGCTTTCAAGGACCAGAACGCTTTGTTCAGCATCTTCAGCAGTTTGAGATCCAGAGCAAGATGACAAACTGA
- the aspA gene encoding aspartate ammonia-lyase → MSNSTQLPCQATRIEHDLLGERAVPADAYYGIHTLRAIENFPISGHTISQVPEFVRGMVYTKKAAAMANLELGVISETIGQAIIDACNAMLQTGQCLDQFPTDLFQGGAGTSVNMNANEVIANLALEKMGYAKGRYDIINPNDHVNKSQSTNCAYPTGFRIAVYNSISDLMAAIDVLQQSMESKAQSFAAVLKMGRTQLQDAVPMTVGQEFHAFAVLLKEEIKNLKYAAGLLLEVNLGATAIGTGLNAATGYQALAVRYLAEITDLPCIPAEDLIEATSDCGAYVMVHGSLKRLAVKLSKICNDLRLLSSGPRAGLNEINLPEMQAGSSIMPAKVNPVIPEVVNQVCFKVIGNDTTVTFAAEAGQLQLNVMEPVIGQALFESITLLTNACHTLAHKCVDGITVNASICQDYVFQSIGIVTYLNPFIGHHEGDIVGKICAETGKSVREVVLERGLLTEEQLDDIFSTENLMHPQYKAQRYHHLDD, encoded by the coding sequence ATGTCAAATTCCACCCAGCTTCCATGCCAAGCCACCCGTATAGAACATGACCTTCTCGGTGAGCGCGCCGTGCCAGCCGATGCCTACTATGGCATTCATACCCTGCGCGCCATTGAAAACTTTCCGATTTCTGGCCACACCATTTCGCAGGTGCCTGAATTTGTCCGTGGCATGGTCTACACCAAAAAAGCGGCTGCCATGGCCAACCTTGAACTTGGGGTGATTTCAGAAACTATTGGCCAAGCGATTATCGACGCTTGTAATGCCATGCTACAAACGGGTCAATGTTTGGATCAATTCCCCACTGACCTGTTCCAAGGCGGCGCAGGGACCTCAGTGAATATGAATGCCAATGAGGTGATCGCCAACCTAGCACTCGAAAAAATGGGCTATGCCAAGGGTCGCTACGACATCATCAACCCTAATGATCACGTCAATAAAAGTCAGTCTACCAACTGCGCCTATCCCACCGGATTTCGCATTGCGGTGTACAACAGCATTAGCGATTTGATGGCTGCCATTGATGTGCTGCAACAAAGCATGGAAAGCAAGGCGCAAAGCTTTGCAGCCGTGCTGAAAATGGGGCGCACGCAACTTCAAGACGCAGTGCCAATGACCGTCGGTCAAGAGTTTCACGCCTTTGCCGTGCTGCTCAAAGAGGAGATCAAAAACCTTAAATATGCCGCAGGTTTATTGCTTGAGGTGAATTTAGGTGCCACCGCCATTGGTACTGGCTTAAACGCGGCCACCGGCTATCAAGCTTTGGCGGTTCGCTACTTGGCTGAAATTACAGATCTACCTTGCATTCCTGCAGAAGACCTTATTGAAGCGACCTCAGATTGCGGTGCTTACGTGATGGTTCATGGCTCGCTCAAACGTCTGGCCGTCAAGCTCTCGAAAATCTGTAATGACCTGCGTTTGCTATCATCAGGCCCGCGCGCAGGCCTCAATGAAATCAACCTACCCGAGATGCAAGCTGGCTCTTCGATTATGCCAGCCAAGGTCAATCCGGTGATTCCCGAGGTGGTGAACCAAGTATGCTTTAAGGTGATCGGCAATGACACCACAGTCACTTTTGCCGCAGAAGCGGGGCAACTACAACTCAACGTGATGGAGCCGGTGATTGGCCAAGCGCTATTTGAGTCCATTACGCTGCTCACCAACGCCTGTCATACCTTGGCCCATAAGTGTGTGGATGGGATCACCGTCAATGCCAGCATCTGCCAAGACTACGTCTTTCAGTCCATCGGTATCGTGACTTACCTCAACCCATTTATTGGTCATCACGAGGGCGATATCGTCGGTAAAATCTGTGCAGAAACGGGAAAAAGCGTGCGCGAAGTGGTGCTCGAACGTGGCCTACTCACCGAAGAGCAGCTCGATGATATTTTCTCAACCGAAAACCTGATGCATCCGCAATATAAAGCGCAGCGCTATCATCATCTCGATGACTAA
- a CDS encoding FxsA family protein — translation MFLVILLLFVVIPMVEIGVYIEMGSLLGLWPTLGLTILTAVVGASLVRVQGMQTMLRVQQQMQRGQMPAQEIVAGTLLAVAGVLLFLPGFVTDTLGALLLIPALRMWVAKWLMTRVQMRQVNGFYQRQQSQDDHTFEGEFSHRDEQQESRSSRYLDHRDDDK, via the coding sequence ATGTTTTTAGTGATTTTGTTGTTGTTTGTGGTGATCCCCATGGTGGAGATCGGCGTTTATATTGAGATGGGCAGCCTACTTGGCCTTTGGCCAACCTTAGGTTTAACCATTTTAACCGCGGTGGTGGGTGCAAGCTTAGTGCGTGTGCAGGGCATGCAAACCATGTTGCGGGTGCAACAACAGATGCAGCGTGGACAAATGCCCGCGCAGGAAATTGTCGCAGGTACTTTGCTGGCAGTGGCCGGCGTGTTGCTCTTTTTACCTGGCTTTGTTACCGATACCTTGGGGGCGCTGTTATTGATTCCAGCGCTTCGAATGTGGGTTGCAAAATGGTTGATGACACGCGTGCAGATGCGTCAGGTCAATGGCTTTTATCAGCGCCAGCAATCGCAAGATGATCACACCTTTGAGGGTGAATTTAGTCATCGCGATGAGCAGCAAGAATCACGCTCATCGCGTTATCTCGATCATCGTGATGATGATAAATAA
- a CDS encoding MATE family efflux transporter gives MQHNNRTQDKHGLLSGPIPDTLRHMAIPMALGMISVLMFNLVDTFFVSLLGTKALAAMSFTFPVTFGLNSITMGLGVGLLSCLGQRLGKHQQHHDQNQQNLDHNQPSGATQTNHIAPYSSASNSRASQILCSHGIIFIVLIAIALSALLLVAQPILFRGLGAKPDIAPLLHQYLTIWLWMVPLLALPMACSSAIRATGDTKTPAMIMMLAGGINGGLDPLLIFGWGPVPAMGIGGAALASGLSWLVASILSLWIMVRRYQLLSWPKINGWLTDCKSILAVGLPAAASNLLVPLASAVMMIILAKQGTEAVAAYGAAARVEAILLLVMFSMASVLTPFMAQNIGAKQTERAYQGLVSAVKFAFAFQLLVYIAMVPLSWPLAMLFSQEPAVQSLLWLYLVIVPISYGLQGVTIQLVGSLNALKKSHYALLCNLTRLFGLMIPCAWLGSLYDGTQGLFIGIAIANAVSGLVSLWWVWRLKFYLSSSR, from the coding sequence ATGCAACATAACAATCGCACGCAAGACAAGCACGGTCTGCTTTCAGGCCCGATTCCTGACACCCTGCGCCATATGGCGATCCCTATGGCATTGGGTATGATCTCGGTGCTGATGTTTAATCTTGTCGATACCTTCTTTGTCTCCCTGCTTGGCACCAAAGCCCTCGCGGCCATGAGTTTTACCTTTCCGGTCACCTTTGGCCTCAACAGCATCACCATGGGATTGGGCGTGGGTTTACTGAGCTGCTTGGGTCAGCGCCTTGGTAAACATCAGCAACATCACGATCAAAACCAGCAAAACCTCGATCACAACCAGCCAAGCGGGGCAACTCAAACAAACCACATTGCGCCCTATTCTTCCGCATCAAATTCGCGCGCCAGCCAAATTCTATGTAGCCATGGCATTATCTTCATCGTGCTAATTGCAATAGCGCTTTCTGCGCTACTGCTGGTGGCACAACCTATCCTCTTTCGCGGGTTAGGCGCCAAACCTGATATTGCGCCACTGCTCCATCAATATCTCACCATCTGGCTATGGATGGTGCCACTTTTGGCGCTGCCCATGGCTTGCAGCTCAGCAATTCGCGCCACTGGCGATACCAAAACGCCAGCGATGATTATGATGCTGGCAGGGGGCATTAATGGCGGGCTTGATCCGCTACTGATTTTTGGTTGGGGCCCAGTTCCCGCTATGGGGATTGGCGGTGCAGCGCTAGCCAGTGGCCTGAGCTGGTTGGTGGCTTCCATACTTTCTTTGTGGATCATGGTGCGTCGCTATCAGCTCCTTAGCTGGCCGAAAATTAATGGCTGGCTGACCGATTGCAAATCGATTTTAGCCGTTGGCCTGCCAGCTGCAGCCTCCAATCTTCTGGTGCCATTGGCCAGCGCGGTGATGATGATCATTTTGGCCAAGCAAGGCACCGAAGCCGTTGCCGCCTATGGTGCAGCTGCGCGCGTGGAAGCGATATTGTTACTGGTGATGTTTTCCATGGCCTCAGTACTCACGCCGTTTATGGCGCAAAATATCGGTGCGAAGCAAACAGAGCGGGCTTACCAAGGCTTGGTCAGCGCGGTGAAATTTGCCTTTGCCTTTCAGCTCTTGGTGTATATCGCCATGGTGCCACTGAGCTGGCCTTTGGCTATGCTATTTAGCCAAGAACCCGCGGTGCAATCACTGCTCTGGCTCTATTTGGTCATTGTGCCCATCAGTTATGGCTTGCAAGGCGTGACCATTCAGCTGGTGGGATCGCTCAATGCACTGAAAAAATCACACTATGCATTGCTTTGTAATCTCACCCGGCTCTTTGGTTTGATGATCCCCTGCGCATGGCTCGGTAGCCTTTACGATGGCACGCAGGGGTTATTTATCGGGATTGCCATCGCCAACGCAGTCAGCGGATTGGTTTCCCTATGGTGGGTGTGGCGATTGAAATTTTATTTATCATCATCACGATGA